TTGGGGAACTCTGCGGAATTCTCGGGCGCGGCCTCGTCCGGCTCAAAGCCCGCCGACAGTCAAGGCAAGTAACCGGCCACTGCGGAGAGAGTTGTCTCGACTTCCCCGCCCGTCAGAGCAGTCATGCAACCGTCGCCAATCCGACGGACGAAGCCACGCCATGACCGAAACCATCATCGCCCGAATCGCGGCCCTGAAGACGACGCCGACGACGGATCTCAAGAAGCAGTGGCGCGATCTTTTCGAGACGGAGCCGCCGCCCTACAACCGCCGTTTCCTTGAAAGCCGGCTCGCCTACCGCATCCAGGAACTCGCCTACGGTGGGCTGAAGCCCGAGACAATCGAACGTCTCGACGCGCTGGCCGAGCAGCTCAACGAGGGCAAAACCGTGCAGTGTCGGATTCGCACGGACAACAAGCCGATTGCTGGCACGCGATTGATTCGGGAATGGCAAGGCGTCGAGCACACCGTCACGGTCATGCAGGAAGGCTACGAATGGCAGGGGCGGCCCTATAAGTCGATCTCATCCATCGCTCGGGC
This sequence is a window from Rhodospirillales bacterium. Protein-coding genes within it:
- a CDS encoding DUF2924 domain-containing protein; translation: MTETIIARIAALKTTPTTDLKKQWRDLFETEPPPYNRRFLESRLAYRIQELAYGGLKPETIERLDALAEQLNEGKTVQCRIRTDNKPIAGTRLIREWQGVEHTVTVMQEGYEWQGRPYKSISSIARAITGTRWNGWVFFGLKNTRKRP